Proteins encoded by one window of Maniola hyperantus chromosome 10, iAphHyp1.2, whole genome shotgun sequence:
- the LOC138402874 gene encoding uncharacterized protein, translated as MSEQKQLKQLIKKRAIIKGKLTNFSTYLKYLKQCEETDPIQIQIELQLRLEKLEALYDEFDSFQNEIEEISEAIEDECKERQTFKTLYYSLVSSGRALIASHRKLSMPSHDSMVATDAEDSSDINKRKVVKLPKIELPHFNGDYHHWLGFRDTFNSLIHSDESIDPISKFHYLRASLKGNAASTISGLDFCADNYQSAWKILCDRYDNKRLLENHHLNSLLKIDSLQKESSADLRNLVDAINKNLRALANLGHSVQHWDILIIHIMSCKLDSVTNREWETHRNKLKDSPTLDIFLKFISNRANVLETLDTTKQDTIKQDNIKHIVVNNKPKSLLASTSKTKSNSCPLCNQEHCLYKCESFRLLPVECRIQKALEFKVCMKCLRFGHSKNKCRFSNCKYCSKKHSTLLHSESITSPALTENVALSANNQSHDSSFTTSTVLLSTALLKVLDSNGQSHAARILLDNGSTTNFVTKDFCRKLNLNTVSAKYKVLNCF; from the exons atgagtgaacaaaaacaattaaaacagTTAATTAAAAAGCGAGCTATTATTAAAGGGAAGCTTACAAACTtcagtacttatttaaaatatcttaAACAATGTGAGGAAACAGAtcctattcaaattcaaatcgaACTTCAATTGCGGTTAGAAAAGTTAGAAGCTTTATACGATGAATTTGATAGTTTTCAGAACGAGATAGAGGAGATATCTGAAGCGATCGAGGATGAATGCAAAGAGCGTCAAACATTCAAGACGCTATACTATTCGCTCGTGTCTTCCGGTCGAGCTTTGATCGCGAGCCATCGTAAACTATCGATGCCGTCCCATGACTCCATGGTTGCGACAGACGCTGAGGATTCTTCAGATATAAACAAACGTAAGGTTGTTAAGCTACCTAAAATAGAATTGCCACATTTTAATGGCGACTATCATCACTGGCTCGGTTTCAGGGATACATTCAATTCTTTAATTCATTCTGACGAAAGTATTGACCCGATTAGTAAATTTCATTATCTGCGCGCTTCACTTAAAGGAAATGCTGCGTCAACTATATCAGGATTGGATTTTTGTGCAGACAATTATCAATCAGCATGGAAAATCTTATGCGATCGATATGATAATAAGCGACTTCTTGAAAATCATCATTTGAATTCGCTTTTAAAGATAGATTCTCTACAAAAAGAGTCAAGTGCAGACTTGCGTAATTTAGTagatgcaataaataaaaatctgagaGCTTTAGCCAATTTAGGTCATTCAGTTCAACATTgggacattttaattattcacATTATGTCTTGTAAATTAGACAGTGTTACCAACAGAGAATGGGAAACTCATAGGAACAAATTAAAGGATTCTCCAaccttagatatttttttaaaatttatttccaaTAGGGCTAATGTTTTGGAGACTCTTGACACTACTAAACAGGATACCATAAAGCAGGATAATATTAAACATATTGTGGTGAATAATAAACCTAAAAGTCTTCTTGCTTCTACGAGTAAAACTAAATCAAATTCGTGTCCACTATGCAATCAAGAGCATTGTCTATATAAGTGCGAATCTTTTAGACTCCTACCAGTAGAATGTCGAATTCAGAAAGCTCTAGAATTTAAAGTTTGCATGAAATGCCTTCGATTTGGCcattcaaaaaataaatgtagATTTTCTAATTGCAAATACTGTTCAAAAAAGCACAGCACATTATTACATTCAGAATCCATTACTTCTCCTGCTCTCACTGAAAACGTAGCCTTATCAGCCAATAATCAATCGCATGACTCCTCGTTTACAACTTCAACTGTTTTACTTTCCACAGCCTTGCTTAAGGTACTTGATAGCAACGGGCAGTCACATGCTGCCAGAATCTTGCTAGACAATGGGAGTACTACCAATTTTGTAACGAAGGACTTCTGCAGAAAGCTGAATCTCAATACGGTTTCAGCCAAATATAAG GTCCTCAACTGCTTCTAG